In Takifugu flavidus isolate HTHZ2018 chromosome 13, ASM371156v2, whole genome shotgun sequence, the following are encoded in one genomic region:
- the map2k1 gene encoding dual specificity mitogen-activated protein kinase kinase 1, whose product MQKRRKPEPIQLNPIPDGNTINGTGGTETNLEALQKKLEELELDEQQRKRLEAFLTQKQKVGELKDDDFEKICELGAGNGGVVFKVSHRPSGLIMARKLIHLEIKPAIRNQIIRELQVLHECNSPYIVGFYGAFYSDGEISICMEHMDGGSLDQSLKKAGKIPEQILGKVSIAVIKGLSYLREKHKIMHRDVKPSNILVNSRCEIKLCDFGVSGQLIDSMANSFVGTRSYMSPERLQGTHYSVQSDIWSMGLSLVEMAIGRFPIPPPDAKELEQIFGFPVEGEAAFTESSPKPRVPGRPGMSYGSDSRPPMAIFELLDYIVNEPPPKLPAIFSAEFQDFVNKCLVKNPADRADLKQLMVHPFIKRSEAEQVDFAGWLCSTIGLNQPGTPTHGTAM is encoded by the exons atgcAGAAGAGAAGGAAGCCAGAGCCGATCCAGCTCAACCCCATCCCTGATGGAAACACTATTAACGGTACCGGAGGCACAGA AACAAACTTGGAGGCACtgcagaagaagctggaggagctggagctggacgaGCAGCAGCGGAAACGCCTGGAGGCTTTCCTGACCCAGAAGCAGAAGGTGGGAGAGCTAAAGGACGACGACTTTGAGAAGATCTGTGAGCTGGGTGCCGGCAACGGAGGGGTGGTCTTCAAGGTCTCCCACCGACCATCCGGCCTGATTATGGCGAGGAAG TTGATCCACCTAGAAATCAAACCAGCCATCAGGAACCAGATTATTAgggagctgcaggtgctgcacgAGTGTAACTCCCCCTACATCGTGGGCTTCTATGGAGCTTTCTACAGTGACGGAGAAATCAGCATCTGCATGGAGCATATG GATGGGGGCTCCCTGGACCAGTCTCTGAAGAAGGCTGGCAAGATCCCCGAGCAGATCCTTGGCAAAGTCAGCATTGCT GTGATTAAAGGCCTGTCCTACCTGAGGGAGAAACACAAGATCATGCACAGAG ACGTCAAGCCCTCAAACATTCTGGTGAACTCCCGCTGTGAGATCAAGCTGTGTGATTTCGGAGTGAGCGGACAGCTCATCGACTCCATGGCCAACTCCTTCGTGGGCACGCGGTCTTACATGTCT CCGGAGCGTCTGCAGGGGACTCACTACTCTGTTCAGTCTGATATTTGGAGCATGGGTCTGTCCCTGGTGGAAATGGCCATAGGCCGTTTTCCTATCCCCCCGCCAGATGCTAAGGAACTGGAGCAGATTTTTGGATTCCCAGTGGagggggaagcggccttcaccGAGTCGTCCCCAAAGCCTCGGGTGCCAGGGCGACCTGGCATGT CGTATGGTTCTGACAGCAGACCACCCATGGCAATATTTGAGCTACTTGATTACATCGTCAATGAA CCTCCACCAAAGCTGCCTGCAATATTTAGCGCGGAATTTCAAGACTTTGTGAATAAATG CTTGGTCAAGAACCCAGCAGATAGAGCGGACCTGAAGCAGCTGATG GTGCATCCGTTCATCAAAcggtctgaggcagagcaggtgGATTTTGCTGGCTGGTTGTGCAGCACCATTGGCCTGAATCAGCCCGGGACGCCCACCCATGGGACAGCCATGTGA
- the rpl4 gene encoding 60S ribosomal protein L4, whose amino-acid sequence MACARPLISVYSEKGESTGKNVVMPAVFKAPIRPDVVNFVHTNMRKNNRQPYAVSELAGHQTSAESWGTGRAVARIPRVRGGGTHRSGQGAFGNMCRGGRMFAPTKTWRRWHRRINTTQKRYAICSAVAASAIPALVMSKGHRIEEIPEVPLVVEDKVEGYKKTKEAVLLLKKLKAWNDIKKVYASQRMRAGKGKMRNRRRIQRRGPCIVYNQDAGVTKAFRNIPGITLQNVNKMNLLRLAPGGHVGRFCIWTESAFRKLDELYGTWRKPSTQKVDYNLPMHKMTNTDLSRILKSEEIQKALRPPKKKIIRRVLKKNPLKNLRIMLKLNPYSKTARRHAILKHNPEIKAKMLKPKKKPKKKVEAAKPKA is encoded by the exons ATG GCCTGTGCCCGACCCCTGATCTCGGTTTACTCCGAGAAAGGAGAATCTACAGGCAAAAATGTTGTCATGCCAGCTGTATTCAAGGCTCCAATTCGACCTGATGTTGTGAATTTTGTTCACACCAACATGCGCAAGAACAACCGTCAGCCTTATGCAGTCAGTGAACTGGCAG GTCACCAGACTAGTGCAGAGTCTTGGGGTACAGGAAGAGCTGTTGCTCGTATCCCTCGTGTTAGAGGTGGTGGTACTCATCGCTCTGGCCAGGGTGCTTTTGGAAAT ATGTGTCGTGGAGGTCGCATGTTTGCCCCAACCAAAACCTGGCGCCGCTGGCACCGCAGGATCAACACAACCCAGAAGCGCTATGCCATCTGCTCTGCCGTGGCTGCCTCTGCCATTCCTGCTCTTGTGATGTCCAAGG GGCACCGCATTGAAGAAATCCCAGAGGTCCCACTGGTGGTTGAAGACAAAGTTGAGGGCTACAAGAAGACCAAggaggctgtgctgctgctgaaaaagCTCAAAGCCTGGAATGACATTAAGAAG GTCTACGCCTCTCAGCGCATGCGTGCTGGTAAGGGTAAAATGAGGAATCGCAGACGCATTCAACGCAGAGGACCGTGCATCGTCTACAACCAAGATGCCGGAGTCACCAAAGCCTTCAGAAATATCCCAG GCATCACTCTACAGAACGTGAACAAAATGAATCTGCTGAGGCTTGCTCCTGGTGGCCATGTTGGACGCTTCTGCATCTGGACAGAGAGTGCTTTCCGTAAGCTGGACGAGCTTTACGGCACCTGGCGTAAACCTTCCACCCAGAAGGTTGACTACAA ccttCCCATGCACAAGATGACCAACACTGACCTGAGCAGGATCCTGAAGAGCGAAGAGATCCAGAAAGCACTTCGTCCACCAAA AAAGAAGATCATTCGCAGAGTACTGAAGAAGAATCCTCTGAAGAACTTGAGGATAATGCTCAAACTGAACCCATATTCCAAGACGGCAAGACGCCATGCCATCCTCAAGCATAACCCTGAA ATCAAGGCTAAAATGCTGAAACCCAAGAAGAAGCCTAAGAAGAAGGTGGAAGCTGCTAAACCCAAGGCATAA
- the zwilch gene encoding protein zwilch homolog — protein MGSKMISRAKTFYNILRSLQDEEEGSNPCNILEEDMQILKMKGDQLSVINMYCANQPVLICEKAIPKTTEVEDQKSETSTCSDEGDDNGVEVNGEIEHQTVLDPQPLTVMKARQLLSWYTLSQNPNVSAVGNGPALLPLWVRCDMSDPDGTTWLGAETICISNKVSGIKLYSVTCKGSTVDKRLFLSLDDIKQEHKRRHHPSSMNLKGSARFILFGSTVVENSLIESQSSVTADLKWNHMETILETPPLSASATLNIKVSCGDMRSPMFEMYRELDFLQALANGLRTGETEWVEPLDSTSPVDLTKAFLEEVQSTTKKLQEKVSRPVETTNPDPETDPPIFKSVLIRGDLDFVEQLWVLMRKSVMSYQDIGDCLKLVIDALKFGNVKPWIHRDSSSSLSKLIMQSYHQQIDHVSLTGVTPVNMLLEMGLDKMRKDYINYLIGEELTTLNHLCYYLSTEVDLQEQVIRLRKLHHVLELVLTCSTFLGLPYDRLFLLTQSCLQHYKMYPYDEGHVFKLQVKPALISHFYQKEHPVMWGVEVSSGHGPREVRTCLQFSDQPLVDHVIFQTDLSNETVNGDDEEPAFYSTMVCCSLVNFA, from the exons ATGGGTTCGAAGATGATATCAAGGGCTAAGACGTTTTATAATATTCTACG GTCTTtacaagatgaagaggaaggcagCAATCCTTGTAACATACTTGAG GAGGACATGCAAATATTAAAGATGAAGGGTGACCAATTGTCTGTGATAAATATGTACTGTGCCAATCAGCCAGTACTCATTTGTGAAAAAGCT ATTCCAAAAACAACTGAAGTTGAGGATCAAAAAAGTGAAACATCAACTTGCTCTGATGAGGGCGATGATAATGGAGTTGAAGTTAATGGGGAGATTGAACACCAGACTGTGTTGGACCCACAACCACTCACAGTCATGAAAGCAAG ACAGCTTCTATCGTGGTACACTTTATCTCAAAATCCTAATGTTTCTGCTGTGGGAAATGGTCCTGCTTTACTCCCTCTCTGGGTGAGATGTGACATGTCTGATCCAGATGGAACCACCTGGCTTGGAGCTGAAACCATATGCATCTCAAATAAAGTATCAGGCATCAAATTATACTCGGTCACCTGCAAAG GTTCAACTGTAGACAAAAGATTATTTCTATCCTTGGATGATATCAAACAAGAGCACAAAAGAAGACATCACCCATCCTCT ATGAATCTTAAAGGCAGTGCCAGATTCATCTTGTTTGGCTCCACTGTTGTTGAAAATTCCTTGATTGAGTCACAGAGTAGTGTGACAGCGGACCTCAAATGGAACCACATGGAGACTATCCTTGAGACCCCTCCACTGTCCGCTTCAGCAACACTG AATATCAAAGTTAGCTGTGGAGACATGAGGAGCCCAATGTTTGAGATGTACAGAGAGTTAGACTTTCTTCAG GCACTTGCAAATGGTTTAAGAACTGGTGAGACCGAATGGGTGGAACCACTTGACAGCACTTCTCCCGTTGACTTGACCAAAGCCTTCTTAGAAG AGGTCCAGAGCACGACCAAGAAATTACAAGAGAAGGTTTCCAGACCAGTGGAG ACCACAAATCCAGACCCTGAGACAGACCCTCCtatttttaaatctgtgttGATACGAGGAGATTTGGACTTTGTGGAGCAGCTATGGGTCCTAATGAGAAAGA GTGTGATGTCTTACCAGGACATAGGAGACTGCCTGAAATTGGTCATTGACGCGTTGAAATTTGGTAACGTCAAACCCTGG ATTcacagagacagcagcagttCTCTCAGCAAGCTCATCATGCAGTCGTACCATCAGCAGATCGATCATGTGTCCCTCACAGGAGTCACCCCTGTAAACATGCTGCTAGAGATGGGCCTTGACAAGATGAGAAAAGACTACATTAACTACCTAATTG gTGAAGAATTGACCACTCTAAACCATCTG TGTTACTACCTGAGCACAGAGGTTGATCTGCAGGAGCAAGTGATCAGACTCCGAAAACTGCACCATGTGCTGGAACTCGTTTTGACATGCAGCACCTTTCTGGGGCTGCCGTACGACCGACTCTTCCTTCTCACACA ATCGTGTTTGCAGCACTACAAAATGTACCCTTATGATGAAGGTCATGTATTCAAACTGCAGGTCAAACCTGCACTCATCAGCCATTTCTACCAGAA AGAGCACCCGGTGAtgtggggggtggaggtgtCCAGTGGCCACGGTCCTCGCGAGG